The sequence TTTGAACATTACCGGTTCCTTTCTGTGGGGTACAAACAGCGGAAAAGCGCTTTGATTCTAGAGAGCTAACCCGCGTAATGCCACCCATTTACCGTTTTTTACGTAACAAAATGCGCATTTTCGCTGAAAACATGTCACTTCTATCAATAAGCGGCACAATAGCGATTAGTTAGCCAAATTAACTCATCATCACATTCCACAGCAACAGTGAAATTCTGCAACTGAGATCACGTATTGCTGATTCTCTGACTCACTCTCTGCCGTTTTTGCGAGAAATATCCCATTTTGTTTCTGGTTAATCGTTAATCTGCCTTCAAATGAGAGCGCTCTCATTTCTAATTCATCCATTTTGAGACCAAATTATGAAAACCTTTAAAATTGCCATTATTGGTGGCGGTAGTAGCTATACCCCTGAGTTGGTTGATGGGCTGATTCAGCGCATTGACCAGTTGCCGGTCACTGAGTTGGCCTTGGCTGATGTCGAATTGGGTCGCCAAAAAGTGGAGATTATCGCCGCCCTGACCCGCAGAATGTTGGATCGGCACGGGTTGGAGCAGGTGAAAGTCAGCGTTCACTTCTCGCTGGATACGGCCATCGAAGGGGCCAGTTTTGTGTTGACCCAATTCCGTGTCGGCCAGCTCCCTGCTCGGGCGGCAGATGAACGTTTGGGGCTAAAATATAACCTGCTTGGCCAGGAGACCACCGGTGTCGGCGGTTTTGCCAAAGCACTGCGCACCATTCCGGTGATGCTGGATATTGCCGCTAAAGTCGAGCGACTGGCACCGGAGGCCTGGATCATTAACTTCACCAATCCCGCCGGGATTGTCACCGAAGCGGTGACCCGTTATAGCAAAGCGAAAATTATCGGTTTGTGTAATGTCCCGATCAGCATGCATCATATGATCGCCAATTTACTGAATGCGCCTTATGAAGATATCCAGCTGCGCTTCGCCGGACTCAACCATATGGTGTGGGTGCATGAGGTGTTGCAGCAGGGTAAAAATGTGACCACCAATGTGATGGATATGCTGTGCGACGGTGCTTCGTTGACCATGAACAATATCAAGGAAGCGCCATGGCCGCCGGAATTCCTGCGAGCAATGGGAGCTATCCCTTGCCCGTATCATCGCTATTTCTACCAGACTCAGGATATGCTGGCAGAAGAGATGGCTGCAGCCGCTGAGCGCGGCACGCGCGCGGAACAGGTGATGCAAGTAGAAAAAGAGCTGTTCGATCTGTACGCTGATCCCCATCTGGACAGCAAACCTGAGCAGCTCAGCTTCCGTGGCGGATCATTTTATTCTGAAGTTGCGCTGGAACTCATTCGTGCTATTTATAATAATTTAGGTACGCAATTAGTTGTGAATACGACAAACCGTGGGGCGATTCGCGGTTTATCCGACTGTTCTGTGGTAGAAACAAACTGTATTGTCGATGCACAAGGTGCTCATCCACTCACTTTCGGCCCCTTACCTGTGGCGATGCATGGGTTAACGCAGCAAGTAAAAGCCTATGAACGTCTGACCATTGAAGCCGCAGTACACGGCGATCGCCGCAGTGCCTTATTAGCGCTAGTGACTAACCCACTGATTGCTAACGCGAGCATTGCTCAGCCGCTACTGGAAGAGGTTCTACAGGTCAATAAACCTTATTTGCCTCAGTTCGCAGATTTGTGATGTTAAGTTAGCTATTGTGGCGACTTTTAAATTGTATACCCAATAGATTTCAAGGTGCAGGAAGGCGGCAAACGAGAAAATCCCGATGAGCTTACTCAAGTAAGTGATTCGGGTTTTTGAGTGCAGCCAACACACCTGCAATTTGAAAGATGAAGGGTAATGGGAGAAAGAAATGGTAACACTGGAAGATGTCGCGGTATTAGCCGGGGTTTCCCGTGCTACGGTTTCCCGCGTGGTCAACGGTGATACCAATGTCAAAGCCCTGACTCGCGAAAAGGTGGAACAAGCGGTAGCGGTATTGGGTTACACCCCAAACCCTGCCGCGCGCGCATTGGCATCAAGTCAAAGTCATACGCTCGGCTTGGTGACCACCTCCTATCGAGGCGGCTTCTTTGGTGCATTGATGGATTTTGTGCAAACGGAAGCTGAGTCTCAGGGTAAACAGCTATTAGTCACTCAGGGGCGGGATAATGCGGATAAAGAGTGGCAGGCTATTCAGCGCCTGTATAACTTACGCTGTGACGGCTTGATCCTCCATGTCCGTTTTCTCAGTGATGAAAGGCTGCGTCAGTTGGCGGTCGCAGACCGCTCATTCGTGTTGCTCGATAGGTTAGTTCCCGGTCTTGAAGCCCGTTGTGTGACCTTCGATCACCGCCGCGCCAGTCAAATGGCAACTCAGGTGCTTATCGATGCGGGTCATCGGCGTATTGCGTGCATTAGTGGTTCCGCGCAGCGCCACTCCAGCGAGTTGCGCCGTCAGGGATTTATCGACGCCATGCAATCGGCAGGTTTGACACCAATCGCCTGTGTTGAAGGGGTTTATGATCTGGAGAGTGGCTATCAGCGTGCTGACGAGATCCTCAATCAGCCCCACTTACCGACGGCCATTTATTGCTGCAATGAAGAGATGGCCATTGGTGCACTGCTGGCTATCAATAAGCACCATTTGCAGGTGCCGCAGGATATCTCATTAATTTGCTACGACAGTGGCGAACGCGCACCTTTCGTCTGCCCTGCATTAACCAGTCTGCATTTTCCCATCGTTGAGATGGCGCAATTTGCCACGCAACTCCTGATTAACCCGCAGACACCACCAGCCAGTTTCCCACCAGCGATTATCATGCGCGATTCGGTGATGCCACCCAACCCGTCCCGCTAATTGAAACAGCGTGGCAAGCAACTGCCACGCCGCTCTCTTGCTAATGGCGACCCCCAACGCCAAGGGGGAAATAAGCCCTTAGAAAGTCACATTTAACTTAGCCCACAGTGTCCTACCCGGCTCATTCACTGGCGTATTGACGGAATAACCAAATCCGCTGTTACCGGCCAGATTGAGATGCTCGCTGTAGGTTTTATTTAGCAGATTATCGATGCCCCCGCTAACCTTCACTTGCGGCGTGATTTTGTAGGCCACATTGGCTGAGAGCACACCAAAGCCCGCGCTGTCGGCGAAATCTTTACCCACCACATTCCCTTCATTAATCGCCACCCGATGCTGACTGCTGACTAGCCGCCAGAGTGCGGTGCTACTCCAGTTGCCAGTTTCATAGGTTAGCCCCAGTCGTGCTTCAAGAGGGGGGATTTGTGGCAGTGGGCGATTATTACTGCTGTTTTCGCCCCACGCATAGGCCAGACTGGCATCCGCTTTCCAGTGGTCGTTGAAGGCATAGCCTGCGCCCATCTCACCGCCCATGATGGTTGCGTTGATATTATCCGCCTGACTAATACGTAGATTTTTGGGATCATACTTGAACAAAATAAAATCATTCACCCGACCCAGATAAGCAGAGACCCAACCATTTAGCTGCTTGCCGCTGTATTGCGCACCGATATCAAGCTGGGTAGTTTTTTCACTTTTTACCCCCTCAAAAGCACTGCTCGACCCTGTTGGCCCGAACGTCGGGGAGAATAGCTCCCAGAAGTCAGGAAAACGCTCGGTATGGCCCACACCGGCATACCACATCACTGGGGCATCAGCCAGATTGTGCTCAAAACGCATGAAACCCGCCGGTAGCGTGGCGGAGCGGGTAGGCTCATCGGCGCGGGTATAATTGGTGACCTGATGATGGTCTAAACGAGTGCCGGTAATCAGTTTATCCTGCTCACTCATCGTCCACGTCAGTTCGCCGAACAGGCCATAGTTTGCGAAGCTGGCATTTTTGTTCCACGTATTTTGTCTGTTCTTGCGATGGGTATTGGTTTGCATGTCACTACCGGCTTCTAGTTTCAGATCCTCCCACAACCAGGTTCCCATGACGCGACCGCCAATGGTGCGACGGTCTAGATTACTGGTCATCGCCATCATCGGCGGGGTGCGTAAGCTATGGTTATCCATAATGTGGTTGACGTAGTTGTAGTAAACCTTAGCTTCAATCTTATCCAGCACTTCACCAATATTGCTTTTCTCGAAACGCGCTCCCAAGCTTTCGCGCAAAAATTGCGAGCCGTCCATACCGCGCCCAGCATAGCTCGCCTCACCATCGCCTTTACCGGCCGTCAGCTCAAGCAAAGTGTCGGCATCTGGCGTCCAGCCCAGCGCGACATCCGCATTCCATTTATCCCACTTCGATGGCACCCGGGTGCCGTCGCCATCCTTATAATTACCCGCTTGCGACTGATTCCCCATCATGCGCAGATAGCCTTGCTCGTTGCCCAAACTCGCATTGAGATTTTTATCCCAGCGCCCGTTGGAACCCACCAGCAAGCTGGCATCGCCCTGGACGCCCGCTTGATCAAAATGGGGCTGCTCGCGCTCAAACAAAATGGTGCCAGCGGAGGCACCCGGCCCCCATAACACCGATTGCGGCCCCTTCACTACCCTCAACAAGTCAAAGCTCTCCGGTGAGATATAGGAGGTGGGCGCATCCATCCGCGACGGGCAGGTGCCCAGTGTTTCGGCACCATCAGTCAGAATTTTGATGCGCGAGCCAAACATGCCACGGAAAACCACATCGCCATTGGTGCCGCCATTACGGATTTGCGAAAAACCGGGGATAGTTTTTAGGTAGTCCGCACCATCACTGGCCGGTACTGGCTGGCGTGGTGTTTTAGGCGAGGTGACGATGGTGAGCGGCGAATGCTGGGGGGCGGTGACCGTAATCACCTCGGCGTCATTGGTTTGTTTATCGCCGCGATTATCGGTGACGTGGTTGGTCGCGTGATCTGCGGCCACCTGATGATCCGCTGCCATAGCATTTAAGGTCAATACCGAGAGTGCGGAA comes from Yersinia bercovieri ATCC 43970 and encodes:
- a CDS encoding 6-phospho-beta-glucosidase encodes the protein MKTFKIAIIGGGSSYTPELVDGLIQRIDQLPVTELALADVELGRQKVEIIAALTRRMLDRHGLEQVKVSVHFSLDTAIEGASFVLTQFRVGQLPARAADERLGLKYNLLGQETTGVGGFAKALRTIPVMLDIAAKVERLAPEAWIINFTNPAGIVTEAVTRYSKAKIIGLCNVPISMHHMIANLLNAPYEDIQLRFAGLNHMVWVHEVLQQGKNVTTNVMDMLCDGASLTMNNIKEAPWPPEFLRAMGAIPCPYHRYFYQTQDMLAEEMAAAAERGTRAEQVMQVEKELFDLYADPHLDSKPEQLSFRGGSFYSEVALELIRAIYNNLGTQLVVNTTNRGAIRGLSDCSVVETNCIVDAQGAHPLTFGPLPVAMHGLTQQVKAYERLTIEAAVHGDRRSALLALVTNPLIANASIAQPLLEEVLQVNKPYLPQFADL
- a CDS encoding LacI family DNA-binding transcriptional regulator; this encodes MVTLEDVAVLAGVSRATVSRVVNGDTNVKALTREKVEQAVAVLGYTPNPAARALASSQSHTLGLVTTSYRGGFFGALMDFVQTEAESQGKQLLVTQGRDNADKEWQAIQRLYNLRCDGLILHVRFLSDERLRQLAVADRSFVLLDRLVPGLEARCVTFDHRRASQMATQVLIDAGHRRIACISGSAQRHSSELRRQGFIDAMQSAGLTPIACVEGVYDLESGYQRADEILNQPHLPTAIYCCNEEMAIGALLAINKHHLQVPQDISLICYDSGERAPFVCPALTSLHFPIVEMAQFATQLLINPQTPPASFPPAIIMRDSVMPPNPSR
- a CDS encoding TonB-dependent copper receptor, encoding MMSGKNNGGKKTLLACAVTSALSVLTLNAMAADHQVAADHATNHVTDNRGDKQTNDAEVITVTAPQHSPLTIVTSPKTPRQPVPASDGADYLKTIPGFSQIRNGGTNGDVVFRGMFGSRIKILTDGAETLGTCPSRMDAPTSYISPESFDLLRVVKGPQSVLWGPGASAGTILFEREQPHFDQAGVQGDASLLVGSNGRWDKNLNASLGNEQGYLRMMGNQSQAGNYKDGDGTRVPSKWDKWNADVALGWTPDADTLLELTAGKGDGEASYAGRGMDGSQFLRESLGARFEKSNIGEVLDKIEAKVYYNYVNHIMDNHSLRTPPMMAMTSNLDRRTIGGRVMGTWLWEDLKLEAGSDMQTNTHRKNRQNTWNKNASFANYGLFGELTWTMSEQDKLITGTRLDHHQVTNYTRADEPTRSATLPAGFMRFEHNLADAPVMWYAGVGHTERFPDFWELFSPTFGPTGSSSAFEGVKSEKTTQLDIGAQYSGKQLNGWVSAYLGRVNDFILFKYDPKNLRISQADNINATIMGGEMGAGYAFNDHWKADASLAYAWGENSSNNRPLPQIPPLEARLGLTYETGNWSSTALWRLVSSQHRVAINEGNVVGKDFADSAGFGVLSANVAYKITPQVKVSGGIDNLLNKTYSEHLNLAGNSGFGYSVNTPVNEPGRTLWAKLNVTF